One Glycine max cultivar Williams 82 chromosome 6, Glycine_max_v4.0, whole genome shotgun sequence DNA segment encodes these proteins:
- the BOR2 gene encoding boron transporter 1 isoform X1, translating to MEETFVPLRGIKNDLKARIPCYRQDWTSGFQAGIRILAPTTYIFFASAIPVISFGEQLERNTDGSLTAVQTLASTALCGVIHSIIGGQPLLILGVAEPTVLMYTFMYNFAKDRKDLGHKLFLPWTGWVCVWTALLLFLLAVLGACSIINRFTRIAGELFGLLIAMLFMQQAIKGLVEEFGAPKNQREGTNQVALQSSWLFGNGMFALVLSFGLLFTGLQSRKARSWRYGSGWLRGFIADYGVPLMVLVWTAVSYIPVNEVPKGIPRRLFSPNPWSPGAYSNWTVVKEMLNVPPLYIVGAFIPATMIAVLYYFDHSVASQLAQQKEFNLRKPSSYHYDLLLLGFLTILCGLIGIPPSNGVIPQSPMHTKSLATLKHQLLRNKLVSTARKSMRRNVNLSQLYQSMKEAYDEIQTPLVPQMPLTLQGLKELKESTIELASSQGYLDAPVDELVFDVNKDVDDLLPVEVKEQRLSNLLQALMVAACVAAMPVLKKIPTSVLWGYFAFMAIESLPGNQFWERILYLFTAPSRRYKLLEEYHATFVETVPFKTIAMFTVFQTLYLLLCFGITWIPIAGVLFPLLIMLLVPVRQYFLPKFFKGAHLQELDAAAYEEAPAIAFNMSFEGPSNQAPTVNISGGEILDEVITRSRGEFRHTQSPKTTSSTPTSMGDIRPANSPQLTRRISSPPVTELRGESSLRPTRKEIKLMQTPSPRSPGLGKVTKDSPST from the exons ATGGAAGAAACATTTGTTCCCTTACGTGGGATCAAGAATGATCTCAAAGCAAGAATTCCATGCTACAGACAAGATTGGACCAGTGGATTCCAAGCTGGAATTAG GATCCTTGCCCCAACTACATACATATTTTTTGCTTCTGCAATTCCTGTTATTTCTTTTGGGGAGCAACTGGAGAGAAACACtg ATGGAAGTCTCACTGCTGTGCAGACTCTTGCATCAACAGCACTCTGCGGTGTTATTCACTCAATCATTGGAGGACAACCTCTCCTCATACTGGGTGTAGCTGAGCCAACAGTCTTGATGTATACATTCATGTATAACTTTGCTAAGGATCGCAAGGATTTGGGACACAAACTATTCCTACCTTGGACTGGATG ggTGTGTGTTTGGACTGCCCTGTTGCTGTTCTTGCTGGCCGTTCTTGGTGCATGTTCCATAATCAATAGATTCACACGCATCGCTGGTGAATTATTTGGTCTGCTAATTGCAATGCTCTTTATGCAGCAGGCTATAAAG GGTCTTGTGGAAGAGTTTGGTGCACCCAAGAACCAGAGAGAAGGTACCAATCAGGTTGCACTTCAGTCATCTTGGCTGTTTGGTAATGGAATGTTTGCTTTAGTTTTGTCATTTGGTCTTCTTTTTACTGGTCTACAAAGTCGCAAGGCTAGATCCTGGCGTTATGGCTCAG gttGGCTACGAGGATTTATAGCTGATTACGGAGTCCCACTAATGGTCCTCGTATGGACTGCGGTGTCTTACATACCAGTCAATGAGGTTCCAAAGGGAATCCCTAGGCGACTTTTCAGTCCAAACCCATGGTCTCCTGGTGCATACTCGAATTGGACTGTTGTTAAG GAAATGTTGAATGTGCCCCCCTTATATATTGTTGGAGCATTTATACCAGCAACTATGATTGCAGTGCTTTACTACTTTGATCACAGTGTTGCATCACAACTTGCTCAGCAGAAGGAGTTCAATCTAAGAAAACCCTCATCTTATCATTATGACTTGCTGCTCTTAGGATTTTTG ACCATATTGTGTGGGCTTATTGGAATCCCTCCTTCCAATGGTGTAATTCCACAATCTCCAATGCATACGAAGAGCTTGGCTACTCTAAAACATCAG CTTTTACGGAATAAGCTCGTATCTACTGCACGAAAAAGCATGCGGAGAAATGTTAATTTGAGCCAGTTATACCAAAGTATGAAAGAAGCATATGATGAAATACAGACTCCATTGGTTCCCCAAATGCCACTTACCTTG CAGGGGCTGAAAGAACTGAAGGAATCTACTATTGAACTGGCCTCGAGTCAAGGATATCTTGATGCCCCTGTTGATGAGCTTGTCTTTGATGTGAATAAGGATGTTGATGACCTGTTGCCAGTTGAAGTTAAAGAGCAGCGCCTCAGCAATCTACTGCAGGCATTGATGGTCGCAGCCTGTGTTGCTGCTATGCCTGTTTTGAAGAAGATACCAACTTCAGTGCTTTGGGGCTACTTTGCCTTCATGGCCATTGAAAGCTTGCCAGGAAATCAATTTTGGGAGAGAATATTGTATCTTTTCACTGCTCCAAGTCGAAGATACAA GCTGTTGGAGGAATACCATGCCACCTTTGTTGAGACCGTGCCCTTCAAAACAATTGCCATGTTTACTGTGTTCCAGACACTATACCTGCTTCTCTGCTTCGGCATAACCTGGATACCAATTGCCGGGGTCCTTTTCCCATTGTTAATCATGCTTCTTGTCCCAGTACGGCAATATTTTCTTCCAAAGTTTTTCAAAGGTGCCCATCTTCAAGAGCTGGACGCAGCGGCATATGAGGAAGCACCTGCTATTGCTTTCAACATGTCCTTTGAA GGTCCAAGTAACCAGGCACCAACAGTCAATATCAGCGGTGGGGAAATTCTTGATGAAGTTATTACAAGGAGTCGTGGAGAGTTTCGCCACACTCAAAGCCCCAAAACAACAAGTTCAACTCCAACTTCAATGGGAGATATAAGACCAGCTAATAGCCCTCAATTAACAAGGAGGATTTCTAGCCCTCCAGTAACTGAATTGAGAGGGGAAAGCAGCCTCAGACCAACCAGGAAGGAGATCAAGTTAATGCAAACACCTAGTCCACGGTCACCAGGTCTTGGAAAAGTTACCAAAGATTCACCTTCAACCTAA
- the BOR2 gene encoding boron transporter 1 isoform X2: protein MEETFVPLRGIKNDLKARIPCYRQDWTSGFQAGIRILAPTTYIFFASAIPVISFGEQLERNTDGSLTAVQTLASTALCGVIHSIIGGQPLLILGVAEPTVLMYTFMYNFAKDRKDLGHKLFLPWTGWVCVWTALLLFLLAVLGACSIINRFTRIAGELFGLLIAMLFMQQAIKGLVEEFGAPKNQREGTNQVALQSSWLFGNGMFALVLSFGLLFTGLQSRKARSWRYGSGWLRGFIADYGVPLMVLVWTAVSYIPVNEVPKGIPRRLFSPNPWSPGAYSNWTVVKEMLNVPPLYIVGAFIPATMIAVLYYFDHSVASQLAQQKEFNLRKPSSYHYDLLLLGFLTILCGLIGIPPSNGVIPQSPMHTKSLATLKHQLLRNKLVSTARKSMRRNVNLSQLYQSMKEAYDEIQTPLVPQMPLTLGLKELKESTIELASSQGYLDAPVDELVFDVNKDVDDLLPVEVKEQRLSNLLQALMVAACVAAMPVLKKIPTSVLWGYFAFMAIESLPGNQFWERILYLFTAPSRRYKLLEEYHATFVETVPFKTIAMFTVFQTLYLLLCFGITWIPIAGVLFPLLIMLLVPVRQYFLPKFFKGAHLQELDAAAYEEAPAIAFNMSFEGPSNQAPTVNISGGEILDEVITRSRGEFRHTQSPKTTSSTPTSMGDIRPANSPQLTRRISSPPVTELRGESSLRPTRKEIKLMQTPSPRSPGLGKVTKDSPST from the exons ATGGAAGAAACATTTGTTCCCTTACGTGGGATCAAGAATGATCTCAAAGCAAGAATTCCATGCTACAGACAAGATTGGACCAGTGGATTCCAAGCTGGAATTAG GATCCTTGCCCCAACTACATACATATTTTTTGCTTCTGCAATTCCTGTTATTTCTTTTGGGGAGCAACTGGAGAGAAACACtg ATGGAAGTCTCACTGCTGTGCAGACTCTTGCATCAACAGCACTCTGCGGTGTTATTCACTCAATCATTGGAGGACAACCTCTCCTCATACTGGGTGTAGCTGAGCCAACAGTCTTGATGTATACATTCATGTATAACTTTGCTAAGGATCGCAAGGATTTGGGACACAAACTATTCCTACCTTGGACTGGATG ggTGTGTGTTTGGACTGCCCTGTTGCTGTTCTTGCTGGCCGTTCTTGGTGCATGTTCCATAATCAATAGATTCACACGCATCGCTGGTGAATTATTTGGTCTGCTAATTGCAATGCTCTTTATGCAGCAGGCTATAAAG GGTCTTGTGGAAGAGTTTGGTGCACCCAAGAACCAGAGAGAAGGTACCAATCAGGTTGCACTTCAGTCATCTTGGCTGTTTGGTAATGGAATGTTTGCTTTAGTTTTGTCATTTGGTCTTCTTTTTACTGGTCTACAAAGTCGCAAGGCTAGATCCTGGCGTTATGGCTCAG gttGGCTACGAGGATTTATAGCTGATTACGGAGTCCCACTAATGGTCCTCGTATGGACTGCGGTGTCTTACATACCAGTCAATGAGGTTCCAAAGGGAATCCCTAGGCGACTTTTCAGTCCAAACCCATGGTCTCCTGGTGCATACTCGAATTGGACTGTTGTTAAG GAAATGTTGAATGTGCCCCCCTTATATATTGTTGGAGCATTTATACCAGCAACTATGATTGCAGTGCTTTACTACTTTGATCACAGTGTTGCATCACAACTTGCTCAGCAGAAGGAGTTCAATCTAAGAAAACCCTCATCTTATCATTATGACTTGCTGCTCTTAGGATTTTTG ACCATATTGTGTGGGCTTATTGGAATCCCTCCTTCCAATGGTGTAATTCCACAATCTCCAATGCATACGAAGAGCTTGGCTACTCTAAAACATCAG CTTTTACGGAATAAGCTCGTATCTACTGCACGAAAAAGCATGCGGAGAAATGTTAATTTGAGCCAGTTATACCAAAGTATGAAAGAAGCATATGATGAAATACAGACTCCATTGGTTCCCCAAATGCCACTTACCTTG GGGCTGAAAGAACTGAAGGAATCTACTATTGAACTGGCCTCGAGTCAAGGATATCTTGATGCCCCTGTTGATGAGCTTGTCTTTGATGTGAATAAGGATGTTGATGACCTGTTGCCAGTTGAAGTTAAAGAGCAGCGCCTCAGCAATCTACTGCAGGCATTGATGGTCGCAGCCTGTGTTGCTGCTATGCCTGTTTTGAAGAAGATACCAACTTCAGTGCTTTGGGGCTACTTTGCCTTCATGGCCATTGAAAGCTTGCCAGGAAATCAATTTTGGGAGAGAATATTGTATCTTTTCACTGCTCCAAGTCGAAGATACAA GCTGTTGGAGGAATACCATGCCACCTTTGTTGAGACCGTGCCCTTCAAAACAATTGCCATGTTTACTGTGTTCCAGACACTATACCTGCTTCTCTGCTTCGGCATAACCTGGATACCAATTGCCGGGGTCCTTTTCCCATTGTTAATCATGCTTCTTGTCCCAGTACGGCAATATTTTCTTCCAAAGTTTTTCAAAGGTGCCCATCTTCAAGAGCTGGACGCAGCGGCATATGAGGAAGCACCTGCTATTGCTTTCAACATGTCCTTTGAA GGTCCAAGTAACCAGGCACCAACAGTCAATATCAGCGGTGGGGAAATTCTTGATGAAGTTATTACAAGGAGTCGTGGAGAGTTTCGCCACACTCAAAGCCCCAAAACAACAAGTTCAACTCCAACTTCAATGGGAGATATAAGACCAGCTAATAGCCCTCAATTAACAAGGAGGATTTCTAGCCCTCCAGTAACTGAATTGAGAGGGGAAAGCAGCCTCAGACCAACCAGGAAGGAGATCAAGTTAATGCAAACACCTAGTCCACGGTCACCAGGTCTTGGAAAAGTTACCAAAGATTCACCTTCAACCTAA